A DNA window from Myxococcus xanthus contains the following coding sequences:
- a CDS encoding MaoC family dehydratase, producing the protein MRYFEDFQPGDVSEHGPHVVSREEIIAFATQFDPQPFHLSDEAARDSIFGGLVASGWHTASLCHRLLVDSFLGQTSSMGSPGLDELRWLKPVRPGDTLHVRVEVVSATPSRSKPDRGAIKLRMEVRNQKDEVVMTELANVLFGRRP; encoded by the coding sequence ATGCGCTACTTTGAGGACTTCCAGCCCGGGGACGTGAGCGAACACGGCCCCCACGTGGTGTCTCGCGAGGAAATCATCGCCTTCGCGACGCAGTTCGACCCGCAGCCCTTCCACCTGAGCGACGAAGCCGCCCGCGACAGCATCTTCGGCGGGCTGGTGGCCAGCGGTTGGCACACCGCTTCCCTGTGTCACCGGCTGTTGGTGGACAGCTTCCTGGGACAGACGTCCAGCATGGGCTCGCCCGGCTTGGATGAGCTGCGCTGGCTCAAGCCCGTGCGTCCGGGGGACACGTTGCACGTGCGGGTGGAGGTCGTCTCCGCCACGCCGTCGCGCAGCAAGCCGGACCGGGGCGCCATCAAGCTCCGCATGGAGGTGCGCAACCAGAAGGACGAGGTGGTGATGACGGAGCTGGCCAACGTGCTCTTCGGCCGGCGTCCGTGA
- a CDS encoding cystathionine gamma-synthase has product MRFDTLAIHAGQEPDPTTGAIMTPVYLTSTYVQDGPGEHKGYEYSRTQNPTRKALQDCLAALEGAKYGAAFASGLAGTDMLMHMLDSGDHVVVSDDVYGGTFRLFDKVFRRAGLHFSFVDLSKPENFEAAITPKTKMVWVESPTNPMLKLIDLARIAEVAKKRNILSVADNTFMTPYFQRPLDLGFDVVAHSTTKYINGHSDVVGGFVCTSREDVAEKMYFLQNAVGGVSGAFDSFMVLRGVKTLHVRMDRHASNAMKVAQFLASHPKVKKVTYPGLEAHPQHALAKQQMSGFGGMVTFDIQGGLEAARTFLKTVKVFACAESLGGVESLIEHPAIMTHASIPKETREQLGITDGFIRLSVGIEDARDLVDDLSQALDAAK; this is encoded by the coding sequence ATGCGCTTCGACACGCTTGCCATCCACGCCGGTCAGGAGCCGGATCCCACCACCGGCGCCATCATGACGCCCGTCTACCTGACGTCCACCTACGTCCAGGACGGCCCCGGAGAGCACAAGGGCTACGAGTACAGCCGGACGCAGAACCCCACCCGCAAGGCGCTCCAGGACTGTCTGGCCGCGCTCGAGGGGGCGAAGTACGGCGCGGCCTTCGCCTCCGGCCTGGCGGGTACGGACATGCTGATGCACATGCTGGACTCGGGCGACCACGTGGTCGTCTCGGACGATGTGTACGGCGGCACCTTCCGCCTCTTCGACAAGGTGTTCCGGCGGGCCGGGCTGCACTTCTCCTTCGTGGACCTGTCCAAGCCGGAGAACTTCGAGGCGGCGATTACGCCGAAGACGAAGATGGTGTGGGTGGAGTCCCCCACCAACCCGATGCTCAAGCTCATCGACCTGGCGCGCATCGCCGAGGTCGCCAAGAAGCGGAACATCCTCTCCGTCGCCGACAACACGTTCATGACGCCGTACTTCCAGCGCCCGCTGGACCTCGGCTTCGACGTGGTGGCGCACTCCACCACCAAGTACATCAACGGCCACAGCGACGTGGTGGGCGGCTTCGTCTGCACCAGCCGTGAGGACGTGGCAGAGAAGATGTACTTCCTCCAGAACGCGGTGGGCGGCGTGTCCGGCGCCTTCGACAGCTTCATGGTACTGCGCGGCGTGAAGACGCTGCACGTGCGCATGGACCGCCACGCCTCCAACGCGATGAAGGTGGCGCAGTTCCTGGCGTCCCACCCGAAGGTGAAGAAGGTCACCTACCCGGGTCTGGAGGCGCACCCGCAGCACGCGCTGGCGAAGCAGCAGATGTCCGGCTTTGGCGGCATGGTGACCTTCGACATCCAGGGGGGCCTGGAGGCCGCCCGCACCTTCCTCAAGACGGTGAAGGTGTTCGCCTGCGCCGAGTCGCTCGGCGGCGTCGAGTCCCTCATCGAGCACCCGGCCATCATGACCCACGCCTCCATTCCCAAGGAGACGCGCGAGCAGCTCGGCATCACCGACGGCTTCATCCGCCTGTCGGTGGGCATCGAGGACGCGCGGGACCTGGTGGACGACCTGTCCCAGGCGCTCGACGCCGCGAAGTAG
- a CDS encoding crotonase/enoyl-CoA hydratase family protein, translating to MSVRVEKNGLVTTVILDRPEVRNAVDGATAQALAEAFRAFDADPDARVGVLHGEGGTFCAGADLKAVSEGRMPRLELDGDGPMGPSRMVLSKPVIASIGGHAVAGGLELALWCDLRVAEEDAVLGVFCRRWGVPLIDGGTVRLPRLIGLSRALDLILTGRPVSAQEALAMGLVNRVVPRGQAREAAEALAREVAAFPQACMNADRRSAYTQAGLGTEEALRQEFARGVKVLESESIAGATRFAQGAGRHGKFE from the coding sequence ATGAGCGTGCGCGTCGAGAAGAACGGCCTCGTCACCACCGTCATCCTGGACCGCCCGGAGGTGCGCAACGCCGTGGATGGCGCCACCGCCCAGGCGCTGGCGGAGGCCTTCCGCGCCTTCGACGCGGACCCGGATGCGCGGGTGGGCGTGCTCCATGGAGAAGGGGGTACCTTCTGCGCCGGGGCGGACCTGAAGGCCGTCTCCGAGGGCCGGATGCCCCGCCTGGAGCTGGACGGGGATGGACCCATGGGCCCCTCGCGCATGGTGCTGTCCAAGCCCGTCATCGCGTCCATCGGCGGCCATGCCGTGGCGGGCGGCTTGGAGCTGGCGTTGTGGTGCGACTTGCGCGTGGCCGAGGAGGACGCCGTCCTGGGCGTCTTCTGCCGCCGCTGGGGTGTGCCCCTCATCGACGGGGGGACGGTGCGGCTGCCCCGGCTCATTGGCCTTTCGCGCGCGCTGGACCTCATCCTCACGGGCCGGCCTGTGTCCGCCCAGGAGGCGCTGGCCATGGGGCTGGTCAACCGTGTGGTGCCCCGGGGGCAGGCGCGCGAGGCCGCGGAGGCTCTGGCGCGCGAGGTGGCCGCCTTCCCGCAGGCGTGCATGAACGCGGACCGGCGCTCCGCCTACACCCAGGCGGGGCTGGGCACCGAGGAGGCACTGCGTCAGGAGTTCGCCCGCGGTGTCAAGGTACTGGAGTCGGAGTCCATTGCTGGCGCCACGCGTTTTGCCCAAGGGGCGGGGCGTCACGGGAAGTTCGAATAG
- a CDS encoding UdgX family uracil-DNA binding protein (This protein belongs to the uracil DNA glycosylase superfamily, members of which act in excision repair of DNA. However, it belongs more specifically to UdgX branch, whose founding member was found to bind uracil in DNA (where it does not belong), without cleaving it, appears to promote DNA repair by a pathway involving RecA, rather than base excision.): protein MPKRPSVQTTAAPLIPESPTYDKLRKAAAGCQACPLWRTGTQTVFGEPEGQPRPGPRVMLVGEQPGDQEDRAGRPFVGPSGRLLDEALEAAGIDRAQVYVTNTVKHFKWTGQGPRRIHAKPTTTEIRACLPWLEAEIRVFRPDVLVCLGATAAQALLGKAFRVTQSRGQPMASEWARVVVATVHPSSILRAPDPRAKEAALEAFVDDLRQVARIIHGLSEGEGAHAPM from the coding sequence ATGCCCAAGCGTCCTTCCGTCCAGACCACCGCGGCCCCCCTCATCCCTGAGTCTCCGACGTACGACAAGCTCCGAAAGGCGGCTGCGGGGTGTCAGGCCTGTCCGCTCTGGCGCACGGGCACCCAGACTGTCTTTGGCGAGCCCGAGGGCCAGCCGCGCCCCGGCCCCCGGGTGATGCTGGTGGGGGAGCAGCCGGGAGACCAGGAGGACCGGGCCGGCAGGCCCTTCGTGGGTCCCTCCGGGCGGCTGCTGGACGAGGCGCTGGAGGCCGCCGGCATCGACCGCGCGCAGGTGTACGTCACCAATACGGTGAAGCACTTCAAGTGGACCGGCCAGGGGCCCCGGCGCATCCACGCGAAGCCGACCACGACGGAGATTCGCGCCTGCCTGCCGTGGCTGGAGGCGGAGATTCGCGTGTTCCGCCCGGACGTCCTCGTCTGCCTGGGGGCCACCGCGGCGCAGGCGCTGCTGGGCAAGGCGTTCCGGGTGACGCAGTCTCGTGGGCAGCCGATGGCGTCGGAATGGGCGCGGGTGGTGGTGGCCACGGTGCACCCGTCCTCCATCCTTCGCGCGCCGGACCCTCGGGCGAAGGAGGCTGCTCTGGAGGCCTTCGTGGACGACTTGCGCCAGGTGGCGCGCATCATCCACGGCCTGTCGGAAGGGGAGGGCGCGCACGCGCCCATGTAA
- a CDS encoding class I SAM-dependent methyltransferase: MADTQGTHGSHDATGPEGMFANRLRKGDKRFRKWARTQGLTAFRVYDRDIPEYPYAIDVYGDRVHVVEYPRRRAIASGAADTQREEVLAAVTQVLAVPSERVFVKTHTPQPWGRSQYGRVGQDSGRIVVEEQGLKFWVNLGDYLDTGLFMDHRNTRARVREEARGKRFLNLFAYTGAFTVYAAAGGAASTMTVDLSNTYLDWAEDNLDLNGLADARHTLVRADAKAWVEAQADAPERYDLVVCDPPSFSTSKKMSGSFNVQRDHPRLLAAIRALLAPGGVLYFSTNFLGFQLEPKATRGMEVEEITPRSIPEDFQRKEIHRCWRMVAP, encoded by the coding sequence ATGGCTGACACACAAGGTACGCATGGCTCTCACGACGCAACCGGCCCCGAGGGCATGTTCGCCAACCGCCTGCGCAAGGGGGACAAGCGCTTCCGGAAATGGGCCCGGACGCAGGGGCTGACGGCCTTCCGCGTCTACGACAGGGACATCCCCGAGTACCCGTACGCCATCGACGTCTACGGCGACCGCGTCCACGTCGTGGAATACCCCCGGCGGCGTGCCATCGCCTCCGGTGCCGCGGACACGCAGCGGGAGGAAGTCCTGGCCGCAGTGACGCAGGTGCTGGCCGTTCCCTCCGAGCGCGTCTTCGTGAAGACGCACACGCCCCAGCCCTGGGGCCGCTCTCAGTACGGCCGGGTGGGCCAGGACAGCGGGCGCATCGTGGTGGAGGAGCAGGGCCTGAAGTTCTGGGTGAACCTGGGCGACTACCTCGACACCGGCCTCTTCATGGACCACCGCAACACCCGCGCGCGCGTGCGGGAGGAGGCCCGGGGCAAGCGCTTCCTCAACCTCTTCGCGTACACCGGGGCCTTCACCGTCTACGCCGCCGCGGGAGGCGCCGCGAGCACGATGACGGTGGACCTGTCCAACACCTACCTGGACTGGGCCGAGGACAACCTGGACCTCAACGGCCTGGCCGACGCGCGGCACACGCTGGTGCGCGCGGATGCCAAGGCCTGGGTGGAGGCCCAGGCCGACGCGCCGGAGCGGTACGACCTGGTGGTGTGCGACCCGCCGTCCTTCTCCACGTCGAAGAAGATGTCGGGCAGCTTCAACGTGCAGCGCGACCACCCGCGCCTGCTGGCCGCCATCCGGGCGCTGCTCGCACCCGGTGGCGTCCTCTACTTCTCCACCAACTTCCTGGGGTTCCAGTTGGAACCGAAGGCCACGCGGGGAATGGAGGTGGAGGAAATCACCCCTCGCTCCATCCCCGAGGACTTCCAGCGCAAGGAGATCCACCGCTGCTGGCGCATGGTGGCTCCCTGA
- a CDS encoding DUF7107 domain-containing protein: MRNTPIRSLMWLPLLAVLAVLPGCIVHGEDDWYDDSDDDICYCSSDKDCSTGESCRSGVCRTVPPGSGACSSSLDCPGSQICINSVCSQFCSRDSDCGSGQRCDKNYCVGNGGTRPDAGSDGGTRPDSGTDGGTRPDAGSDGGTRPDAGVDGGAPQQCRVNMDCGAGNYCINNQCIRGCYDDSWCDAKDTCVSGLCRPRPVDPNTCSTAADCSGGKDCVDGQCRAACDSTTQCPDDYSCQIGYCMPIPDGGQCRANCECPAGQVCFNGKCKSPQPDPGQTCVANCDCPSGDVCTNGYCRPPAPPPDAGTGTACQANCDCPSGEVCSNGQCKVPPPPPVQDAGTSTPVCRANCECPSGQVCTDGVCKPVNTGSGNSCHATCECPAGERCIDNVCWL; encoded by the coding sequence ATGCGGAACACCCCCATACGTAGCCTCATGTGGCTGCCGTTGCTCGCCGTCCTCGCCGTTCTCCCGGGCTGCATCGTCCATGGAGAGGATGACTGGTACGACGACTCCGACGACGACATCTGCTACTGCTCCTCCGACAAGGATTGCAGTACGGGTGAGAGCTGCCGCAGCGGCGTCTGTCGGACCGTTCCACCTGGCTCGGGCGCGTGTTCCTCCTCCCTGGACTGCCCCGGGTCCCAGATCTGCATCAACAGCGTCTGCTCGCAGTTCTGCTCGCGTGACTCCGACTGCGGTTCGGGCCAGCGGTGCGACAAGAACTACTGCGTTGGGAACGGCGGGACGCGCCCGGACGCGGGTTCTGATGGCGGGACGCGCCCGGATTCGGGGACGGACGGTGGGACGCGCCCAGACGCTGGCTCCGACGGTGGGACGCGCCCGGATGCGGGCGTGGACGGGGGGGCTCCTCAGCAGTGCCGGGTGAACATGGATTGCGGTGCGGGGAACTACTGCATCAACAACCAGTGCATCCGCGGCTGCTATGACGATTCCTGGTGCGACGCCAAGGACACCTGCGTGAGCGGCCTGTGCCGTCCGCGCCCGGTGGACCCGAACACCTGCTCCACCGCGGCGGACTGCTCCGGCGGGAAGGACTGCGTGGATGGCCAGTGCCGCGCGGCTTGCGACTCCACCACCCAGTGCCCGGACGACTACAGCTGCCAGATTGGCTACTGCATGCCCATTCCGGATGGGGGCCAGTGCCGCGCCAACTGCGAGTGCCCCGCCGGCCAGGTCTGCTTCAATGGCAAGTGCAAGTCGCCGCAGCCGGACCCGGGCCAGACGTGCGTGGCCAACTGTGACTGCCCCTCGGGTGACGTCTGCACCAACGGTTACTGCCGTCCGCCGGCCCCGCCGCCGGACGCGGGCACGGGCACGGCCTGCCAGGCCAACTGCGACTGCCCGTCGGGCGAGGTCTGCTCCAACGGCCAGTGCAAGGTGCCGCCGCCTCCTCCGGTGCAGGATGCCGGGACGTCCACCCCGGTGTGCCGCGCCAACTGCGAGTGCCCGTCCGGTCAGGTCTGCACGGACGGCGTCTGCAAGCCCGTCAACACGGGCAGCGGCAACAGCTGTCACGCCACCTGCGAGTGCCCCGCCGGCGAGCGCTGCATCGACAACGTCTGCTGGCTGTAG
- a CDS encoding RNA polymerase sigma factor, translating to MFLRGARSFAHVTHLPEERKGRDVSGVPAQDEVRLQALVRRIQEGDLTAFEQLYALTQADASRTLWHLVGNRVDVEDLLQEAYLRLLTAVKSYRGESRFRTFFYRVCSNVALSHLRWKRRRPEDSVWDLPEAVAEGDDPERVASRRQAARLVELALERLKPKKRIVFVYYELCGMSPDEIADAVGSSPNTVRSRLHHARLEFNEAMQRLLGANRSGGFHGAT from the coding sequence GTGTTCCTGCGTGGAGCCCGCTCATTCGCGCACGTCACCCACCTCCCCGAGGAGCGAAAGGGACGCGACGTGTCCGGTGTTCCCGCCCAGGACGAGGTGCGGCTCCAGGCACTGGTCCGGCGCATCCAGGAGGGCGACCTGACGGCATTCGAACAGCTCTATGCGCTCACGCAGGCGGATGCCTCGCGCACCTTGTGGCACCTGGTCGGCAACCGCGTGGACGTGGAGGACCTGCTCCAGGAGGCCTATCTCCGGCTGCTGACAGCCGTGAAGAGCTACCGGGGCGAGTCCCGGTTCCGGACTTTCTTCTATCGCGTGTGCTCCAACGTGGCCCTGTCCCACCTGCGCTGGAAGCGGCGCCGGCCTGAGGACTCCGTCTGGGACCTGCCGGAAGCGGTGGCGGAGGGAGACGACCCCGAGCGGGTGGCCTCGCGGCGTCAAGCGGCCCGGCTGGTGGAGCTGGCGCTGGAACGGCTGAAGCCAAAGAAGCGCATCGTCTTCGTGTACTACGAGCTGTGTGGAATGAGTCCGGACGAGATTGCCGACGCCGTGGGCAGCTCCCCCAACACCGTCCGCAGCCGCCTCCACCATGCGCGGCTGGAGTTCAACGAAGCCATGCAACGACTGCTCGGCGCCAACCGGTCCGGAGGTTTCCATGGCGCGACATGA
- a CDS encoding FecR domain-containing protein, which produces MARHEHLSLWALAAGELDADASGRVEAHVATCSECAQALEQVRQSRAVLHEGRGTLPAPRTDAMGEGLRAEAARRMVRSAPRARWPWAVALAGACAAMLAFWMVRAPRATDEGGAHVARGDAPSASASGASIPLNGGDAVPTVPPAPETAAHAAAGSEPSVPTNAAEKLDATTETERVAVAGAILREAGGTERALKPGMRLRSGVAVRTPARSSALLRLPDESRVRLSAGSEVELSRAESRDVHLTVNKGRLSVEASHTARQGFMVEVAGLRVSVVGTVFTVERTKDGAAVAVAEGQVRVEAEGQPPRRVGPGERVELHAATHTLNPRKMSKPDLRAIAELRDPVDEVPVSPPRPVSARPAPSQKPEPTDAPTPMTPGAVAAVTPTPREPIGEAPAPEPAPPPANALAPVAAAGSTPTAPPAPVDPNHEFAPYPVPSVNGPRPPAPEPQPTPEAVAKQTPKQREPLIPMALMSKDADERFLGYARLKVNSRKCESFLVGLDEIAQRSPRASHREQARYLRARCFEEKLESHRAKDEYRRYLNDFPRGRYAKEAKTGLLP; this is translated from the coding sequence ATGGCGCGACATGAGCACCTCTCCCTGTGGGCCCTGGCCGCGGGCGAGTTGGACGCAGATGCGAGCGGACGGGTGGAAGCGCACGTCGCCACCTGCTCCGAATGTGCCCAGGCGCTGGAGCAGGTGCGGCAGTCCCGCGCCGTCCTCCACGAGGGCCGCGGCACCCTGCCCGCGCCGCGCACGGACGCCATGGGCGAAGGACTTCGCGCGGAAGCGGCTCGGCGCATGGTGCGCAGCGCGCCCAGGGCCCGCTGGCCGTGGGCCGTGGCGCTCGCGGGCGCCTGCGCGGCGATGCTGGCGTTCTGGATGGTCCGCGCTCCCCGGGCGACGGACGAGGGCGGAGCGCATGTGGCTCGGGGGGATGCCCCCTCTGCTTCTGCGTCGGGTGCCTCCATTCCGTTGAATGGAGGTGACGCGGTTCCCACGGTGCCCCCGGCTCCGGAGACCGCCGCTCACGCCGCGGCCGGCAGCGAGCCGTCTGTCCCCACGAATGCAGCGGAGAAGCTCGACGCCACCACGGAGACAGAACGGGTCGCCGTCGCGGGTGCCATCCTGCGCGAGGCGGGAGGCACGGAGCGCGCGCTCAAGCCCGGCATGCGGCTGCGTTCAGGCGTGGCGGTGCGGACGCCCGCGCGCTCCAGTGCGTTGCTTCGGCTGCCGGATGAGAGCCGCGTTCGGCTGTCGGCGGGCTCGGAGGTGGAGTTGTCCCGCGCGGAGTCGCGTGATGTGCACCTCACCGTGAACAAGGGACGCCTGTCCGTCGAGGCCTCGCACACGGCGCGCCAAGGATTCATGGTGGAGGTGGCGGGCCTGCGCGTCTCCGTGGTGGGCACTGTCTTCACGGTGGAGCGCACGAAGGACGGCGCCGCCGTGGCCGTCGCGGAAGGGCAGGTCCGCGTCGAGGCGGAAGGTCAGCCGCCGCGGCGGGTCGGTCCTGGCGAGCGGGTGGAACTGCACGCGGCGACGCACACGCTGAACCCGCGGAAGATGTCGAAGCCGGACCTGCGGGCCATCGCGGAGCTCCGGGACCCGGTGGACGAAGTCCCCGTAAGCCCGCCCCGCCCCGTCAGCGCCCGGCCCGCCCCCAGCCAGAAACCCGAGCCGACCGACGCGCCCACCCCCATGACGCCAGGCGCGGTAGCGGCGGTGACGCCCACGCCGCGGGAGCCCATCGGTGAAGCCCCGGCGCCCGAGCCCGCGCCGCCACCGGCGAATGCCCTGGCCCCCGTGGCCGCCGCGGGAAGTACCCCGACCGCGCCACCGGCCCCCGTGGACCCGAACCACGAGTTCGCGCCCTACCCCGTGCCGTCGGTGAACGGCCCCAGGCCGCCCGCGCCGGAGCCCCAGCCGACTCCGGAGGCCGTGGCGAAGCAAACACCGAAGCAGCGCGAGCCGTTGATTCCCATGGCGCTGATGTCCAAGGACGCCGACGAGCGATTCCTGGGCTACGCCCGGCTCAAGGTGAACTCGCGCAAGTGCGAGAGCTTCCTGGTAGGCCTGGACGAGATTGCCCAGCGCAGCCCAAGGGCGTCCCACCGCGAGCAGGCGCGCTACCTTCGCGCGCGGTGCTTCGAGGAGAAGCTCGAATCGCACCGGGCCAAGGACGAATACCGCCGGTACCTCAACGACTTCCCGCGAGGGCGCTACGCCAAGGAGGCCAAGACGGGACTGCTGCCCTGA
- a CDS encoding tRNA-uridine aminocarboxypropyltransferase, which translates to MAVRNLCLRCRRPESACYCAQLPPRLETRTRVVFLQHPRESRVAIGTARMAHLSLSNSELHEGVDFSGHRRIEELAAQRDSVAVLFPGEDAISVEEARLNPPKTLIVVDGTWPQAKKVVSRNPVLAGLPRIGFVPRRPSNYRIRAEPADHCVSTIEAVVEMLGILEGDPARFDTMLRAFEYMVDTQLERQSARTSPNRRRIYFGPWRPPLELRTLAERFEKLVVFYGEANAHPAGGEEIPTELVHAVACRPATGERFEAIIAPEQPLAYSTPLHVELSEDILRAGEPRAEAMKRFEAFLRPDDELAVWTTFALDLLWAGGITRRPASSVRLATARALKGKAGGVEQAMTLLQGPELPQWAPGRAGRRIRALESVVRELVARGNATEPPQKLPRTGS; encoded by the coding sequence GTGGCCGTGCGTAACCTCTGCCTGCGTTGCCGCCGTCCCGAGAGCGCGTGTTATTGCGCGCAACTGCCGCCCCGGTTGGAGACTCGCACGCGCGTCGTGTTCCTCCAGCACCCGCGCGAGAGCCGCGTGGCCATTGGCACCGCGCGCATGGCCCACCTGTCGCTGAGCAACTCCGAGCTGCATGAGGGCGTGGACTTCTCCGGCCACCGGCGAATCGAGGAGCTGGCCGCGCAGCGGGACTCCGTCGCGGTGCTCTTCCCGGGCGAGGACGCCATCTCGGTGGAGGAGGCGCGGCTGAATCCTCCCAAGACGCTCATCGTCGTGGACGGCACCTGGCCGCAGGCGAAGAAGGTCGTGTCGCGCAACCCGGTGCTGGCCGGGCTGCCGCGCATCGGCTTCGTGCCGCGCCGGCCCAGCAACTATCGCATCCGCGCGGAGCCCGCGGACCACTGCGTGTCCACCATCGAGGCGGTGGTGGAGATGCTGGGCATCCTGGAAGGGGACCCCGCGCGCTTCGACACGATGCTGCGGGCCTTCGAGTACATGGTGGATACGCAGTTGGAACGGCAATCGGCGCGCACCTCACCCAATCGGCGCCGCATCTACTTCGGGCCGTGGCGTCCACCGCTGGAGCTGCGCACGCTGGCGGAGCGCTTCGAGAAGCTCGTCGTCTTCTACGGGGAGGCGAACGCGCACCCCGCGGGCGGCGAGGAGATTCCCACCGAGCTGGTGCACGCGGTGGCGTGCCGTCCGGCCACGGGCGAGCGCTTCGAGGCCATCATCGCGCCGGAGCAGCCCCTGGCCTACAGCACGCCGCTGCATGTGGAGTTGTCGGAGGACATCCTCCGCGCGGGCGAGCCCCGGGCCGAGGCGATGAAGCGCTTCGAGGCCTTCCTCCGCCCCGATGACGAGCTGGCGGTGTGGACCACGTTCGCGCTGGACCTGCTGTGGGCGGGCGGCATCACCCGGCGTCCGGCGAGCAGCGTGCGCCTGGCTACCGCGCGCGCGCTGAAGGGCAAGGCGGGCGGCGTGGAGCAGGCGATGACGCTGTTGCAGGGGCCGGAGTTGCCGCAGTGGGCCCCGGGCCGCGCGGGCCGGCGCATTCGTGCGCTGGAGTCCGTGGTGCGCGAGCTGGTGGCTCGCGGCAACGCCACCGAGCCGCCTCAGAAGCTGCCTCGCACGGGTAGCTGA
- a CDS encoding 16S rRNA (uracil(1498)-N(3))-methyltransferase, translating into MNLLLLLDEDFLPDGTARLTGRRAQHAREVLRAEPGESLRVGHLGGLTGTGEVLENSAGVLHLRVTLTEPPPPRAGIDLLLAIPRPKALKKVLPAVASLGVDRIVLLNAARVEKSYFDSKVLDPAFVHELLIQGLEQARDTRLPEVLVRERFRPFVEDELDAFFGPQTLRLLPHPPARQSLRALGVGLAQRVVLAIGPDGGWVPFEADLLEAHGFHPFSLGPRILRVETAVPALLGQVALLREDIAAPPATTLT; encoded by the coding sequence GTGAACCTGCTGCTCCTCCTGGACGAAGACTTCCTGCCCGACGGCACCGCGCGCCTCACCGGACGGCGGGCCCAGCACGCCCGCGAGGTGCTGCGCGCCGAGCCCGGCGAGTCCCTCCGCGTAGGACACCTGGGAGGCCTCACCGGCACCGGCGAGGTGCTGGAGAACAGCGCCGGCGTGCTGCACCTGCGCGTCACCCTCACCGAGCCTCCGCCCCCGCGCGCGGGCATCGACCTGCTGCTGGCCATCCCCCGCCCCAAGGCGCTGAAGAAGGTGCTGCCCGCGGTGGCCTCGCTGGGCGTGGACCGCATCGTCCTGCTCAACGCGGCGCGCGTGGAGAAGAGCTACTTCGATTCCAAGGTGCTGGACCCCGCCTTTGTCCACGAGCTGCTCATCCAGGGACTGGAGCAGGCCCGGGACACGCGCCTCCCAGAGGTGCTGGTCCGAGAGCGCTTCCGTCCCTTCGTCGAAGACGAGCTCGACGCCTTCTTCGGCCCCCAGACGCTCCGCCTGCTCCCCCACCCGCCCGCGAGGCAGTCGCTCCGAGCGCTGGGCGTGGGTCTGGCCCAGCGCGTCGTACTGGCCATTGGACCGGACGGCGGCTGGGTGCCCTTCGAGGCCGACCTCCTGGAAGCCCATGGTTTCCACCCGTTTTCGTTGGGGCCCCGCATTCTTCGCGTGGAGACGGCCGTGCCCGCCCTCCTGGGGCAGGTGGCGCTTCTTCGGGAGGACATTGCGGCACCGCCCGCGACAACTCTGACTTGA